The Caballeronia sp. Lep1P3 genome window below encodes:
- a CDS encoding DUF2795 domain-containing protein, translating to MTDKPAENHALNEEPIDDEIAQVLRAAKFPANKDALVDAAREAGVSNDVITVFDGLPEQDYADADAVEQLLGSNGGSGISV from the coding sequence ATGACCGACAAGCCCGCAGAAAATCACGCATTGAACGAGGAACCGATCGACGACGAAATCGCGCAGGTGCTGCGCGCGGCGAAGTTTCCGGCGAACAAGGACGCGCTCGTCGATGCGGCGCGCGAGGCGGGCGTGAGCAACGATGTCATCACCGTGTTCGATGGCCTGCCGGAGCAGGACTATGCCGACGCCGATGCCGTCGAGCAGTTGCTGGGGAGCAACGGGGGGTCGGGGATTTCGGTCTGA
- a CDS encoding ATP-binding cassette domain-containing protein produces the protein MPHDYSPVPLVTATGVARRDAVRGTLLLHPTNFTLNAGERASITGPSGSGKSVFLRTLALLDPCDEGVVAWRGERIARAQIPAYRRRVAYIAQRPAMLDGTVEDNLRYPYTLKTYHDVHFDRDVATRLLNAAGRAPGFLDKFASELSGGEAQIAALLRVLQLAPDVLLLDEPTASLDPASARAIEALVAAWFDAHAMRACIWVSHDPEQARRVAARHLAMTAGELSGPGIQP, from the coding sequence ATGCCTCACGACTATTCGCCCGTGCCGCTCGTAACGGCCACGGGCGTCGCGCGCCGCGACGCCGTGCGCGGCACGCTGCTGCTTCATCCGACGAACTTCACGCTGAATGCGGGCGAACGCGCGTCGATCACCGGGCCGTCGGGGTCCGGCAAGAGCGTCTTTCTGCGCACGCTCGCGCTGCTCGATCCGTGCGACGAGGGCGTCGTCGCGTGGCGCGGCGAGCGCATCGCGCGCGCGCAGATTCCGGCGTACAGGCGGCGTGTCGCGTATATCGCGCAGCGCCCCGCGATGCTCGACGGCACCGTCGAAGACAATCTGCGCTATCCGTACACGCTCAAGACGTATCACGATGTCCACTTCGACCGCGACGTGGCGACGCGTCTGCTGAACGCGGCGGGCCGCGCGCCCGGCTTTCTCGACAAGTTCGCTAGCGAGCTGTCGGGCGGCGAGGCGCAGATCGCGGCGCTGCTGCGCGTGCTGCAACTCGCGCCCGACGTGCTGCTGCTCGACGAGCCGACCGCATCGCTCGATCCGGCATCGGCGCGCGCCATCGAAGCGCTCGTCGCCGCCTGGTTCGACGCCCATGCGATGCGCGCATGCATCTGGGTGTCGCACGATCCCGAGCAGGCGCGCCGCGTGGCCGCGCGCCATCTCGCGATGACGGCGGGCGAACTCTCCGGACCGGGAATCCAGCCATGA
- a CDS encoding AsmA family protein has protein sequence MAQARTAGKIGKIAAWFFAILAILIAVLVVVFLTFDWNRLRPWVDDKVSQAIGRQFQITGDLKVGWRRPPNETGWKRWVPWPRFSAQKIVIANPDWARQQHFATLDEIDFQVALLPLLAHDIVIPTINLVNPSIDIERLKDKRNNWTFKFKQSTEPSTWNLKLGDISLAKGTIDVRDEVTKADMNVVVDTLGQAVPIGEVMKQQEAASAKSSAEMVGKGGAAKLSKQADAAAASEASAASAASAAAAANASAPNPASTSASKSITTKNAPPTPIPPYAFGWTAKGTYNGGKVSGEGKLGGVLAVQDAKRPFPVQADVRLGDTHIAFVGTVTDPAHLAAVDLRLWVQAVSMAHLYPFTGVTLPETPPFATEGRLTGQFREEGNVFHYENFTGRVGGSDINGSLVYAARKPRPLLQGELVSHLLQFSDLAPIIGADSNASKAKRGEAAKQPSAKALPTEEFKTDRWKAIDADVKFTGQRIIKDPKLPITDLYTHVVMKDGVLSFEPLKFGVAGGTFASNIHLDGSGAPLKGKVSAEARHLKLKQLFPTNKTMQSALGEVNGDAALSATGNSPAALAASSNGEVKALVTQGTVSRLYMEAAGLNVANVVYEKLFGNRDVKINCAAADFVVTNGVLDSRVFALDTDDAVINVDGNINLKTEDMDLGIHPHTKGFRIFSLRSPLYVKGTFKNPKVGVNVGALAVRGGAAVGLGLINPFAALIPLIAPSNNKPLPCGQMLADIQKPPTAPPAGQKQKAKAAPAYMSSDAVGVGAADKAPKKPAAPAPASAAQYRGS, from the coding sequence ATGGCGCAAGCCCGAACTGCCGGAAAAATCGGAAAGATCGCTGCATGGTTTTTTGCCATTCTCGCGATCCTGATAGCCGTGCTCGTAGTCGTCTTCCTGACGTTTGACTGGAACCGTCTGCGTCCGTGGGTGGACGACAAGGTCTCGCAGGCGATCGGCCGCCAGTTCCAGATCACGGGCGACCTCAAGGTCGGCTGGCGCCGGCCGCCCAACGAAACGGGCTGGAAACGCTGGGTGCCGTGGCCGCGATTTTCGGCGCAAAAAATCGTCATCGCGAATCCGGACTGGGCGCGCCAGCAGCATTTCGCGACGCTCGACGAAATCGACTTCCAGGTGGCGCTCCTGCCGCTTCTCGCGCACGACATCGTCATTCCGACCATCAATCTGGTGAATCCCTCGATCGACATCGAGCGGCTCAAGGACAAGCGCAACAACTGGACGTTCAAGTTCAAGCAGTCGACCGAGCCGTCGACGTGGAATCTCAAGCTCGGCGATATCTCGCTCGCGAAGGGCACGATCGACGTTCGCGACGAAGTGACGAAGGCCGACATGAACGTGGTCGTCGATACGCTCGGCCAGGCCGTGCCGATCGGCGAAGTGATGAAGCAGCAGGAAGCGGCGTCCGCGAAGTCGTCGGCGGAAATGGTCGGCAAGGGAGGCGCGGCCAAGCTCAGCAAGCAGGCGGATGCGGCGGCGGCATCGGAAGCGTCGGCGGCATCGGCGGCGTCCGCGGCGGCGGCTGCGAACGCATCGGCGCCGAATCCGGCGAGCACGTCCGCGAGCAAGAGCATCACGACGAAGAACGCGCCCCCGACGCCCATCCCGCCGTATGCGTTCGGATGGACGGCGAAGGGCACGTACAACGGCGGCAAAGTCTCGGGCGAGGGCAAGCTCGGCGGCGTCCTCGCCGTGCAGGACGCGAAGCGCCCGTTCCCCGTGCAGGCGGACGTGCGTCTCGGCGACACGCACATCGCGTTCGTCGGCACGGTGACGGACCCGGCGCACCTCGCGGCAGTCGACCTGCGGCTGTGGGTGCAGGCCGTCAGCATGGCGCATCTCTATCCGTTCACCGGCGTGACGCTCCCCGAGACGCCGCCGTTCGCGACGGAAGGGCGGCTCACCGGCCAGTTCCGGGAAGAAGGCAACGTCTTCCACTACGAGAACTTCACGGGGCGCGTGGGCGGCAGTGACATCAACGGGTCGCTGGTCTATGCGGCGAGAAAGCCGCGACCGCTTTTGCAGGGCGAACTGGTGTCGCACTTGTTGCAGTTCTCGGATCTCGCCCCGATCATCGGCGCGGATTCGAACGCGAGCAAGGCGAAGCGCGGCGAAGCGGCGAAGCAGCCGTCCGCGAAGGCGCTGCCGACCGAGGAGTTCAAGACGGATCGCTGGAAAGCCATCGACGCCGACGTGAAGTTCACCGGCCAGCGCATCATCAAGGACCCGAAGCTGCCGATCACCGACCTCTACACGCATGTCGTGATGAAGGACGGCGTGCTTTCGTTCGAGCCGCTCAAGTTCGGCGTCGCGGGCGGGACGTTTGCATCCAATATTCATCTCGACGGCAGCGGCGCGCCGCTGAAGGGCAAGGTATCGGCGGAGGCGCGGCATCTGAAGCTCAAGCAGCTTTTCCCGACCAACAAGACGATGCAGTCGGCGCTCGGCGAGGTCAACGGCGATGCCGCGCTCTCCGCGACCGGCAATTCGCCCGCGGCGCTCGCGGCGAGTTCGAACGGCGAAGTGAAGGCGCTCGTGACGCAGGGCACCGTGAGCCGGCTCTACATGGAGGCGGCGGGCCTGAACGTCGCGAACGTGGTCTATGAGAAGCTCTTCGGCAATCGCGACGTGAAAATCAACTGCGCGGCGGCCGATTTCGTCGTGACGAACGGCGTGCTGGATTCGCGCGTCTTCGCACTCGATACCGACGACGCCGTCATCAACGTGGATGGCAACATCAATCTCAAGACCGAGGACATGGATCTCGGCATCCATCCGCATACGAAGGGTTTCCGCATCTTTTCGCTGCGCTCGCCGCTCTATGTGAAGGGCACGTTCAAGAACCCGAAGGTCGGCGTGAACGTGGGCGCGCTCGCCGTGCGCGGCGGTGCGGCGGTCGGGCTCGGCCTCATCAACCCGTTCGCGGCGCTGATTCCGCTGATCGCGCCGAGCAACAACAAGCCGCTGCCGTGCGGACAGATGCTCGCCGACATTCAGAAGCCGCCGACCGCGCCGCCCGCGGGCCAGAAGCAGAAGGCGAAGGCGGCCCCGGCGTATATGTCGTCCGATGCTGTCGGCGTGGGCGCGGCGGACAAGGCGCCGAAGAAGCCGGCAGCGCCGGCGCCGGCAAGCGCGGCGCAGTATCGGGGGAGTTGA